The proteins below are encoded in one region of Silene latifolia isolate original U9 population chromosome 2, ASM4854445v1, whole genome shotgun sequence:
- the LOC141635360 gene encoding F-box/kelch-repeat protein At3g23880-like has translation MAAYQIPSDMIDEILVRLPVKTLLCFKSVCKDWYTLINSSLFTQLHLNKSLVFNSRHNRTLVYTETDSLCVVDGIYQPLKTVKVYWPKDIIRNREDLRAVGSCNGLVCLYVTGLAINWKVSRFLICNPSTRTFKFKPTFPFLELKCLEHWDLSFGFGYDGAHDDYKIVVTRKHWEKSVRVLYIYSFKADLWKCATHTLDEGSYGNGRQKLNKSEVYAYNMLHYIVYSVMDAFNRNPNYRIARFDLSTEIWRNDLNFPGGVTRSTYVMLGVWDDCLYVRLGLSYCSPHNVWVMKGYGDGDSWSIKYNIPEDFWDCTLVSPTKERPSRLLFACGYPNYGLPQLLWYDPYANTTEAFEVEEWSSRSSLHHCNLCIASLVSIPGTSFNPGPTP, from the coding sequence ATGGCAGCTTATCAAATCCCATCAGATATGATCGACGAAATATTGGTTCGGCTTCCGGTGAAAACACTTTTATGTTTCAAGAGCGTATGCAAAGATTGGTACACTCTCATCAATAGTTCCCTCTTCACTCAACTCCATCTTAATAAATCCCTCGTATTCAACTCTCGACACAATCGTACCCTTGTGTATACTGAAACCGATTCCCTTTGTGTTGTTGATGGTATTTATCAGCCATTGAAGACCGTCAAAGTATATTGGCCTAAAGATATCATAAGAAACCGTGAGGATCTACGAGCTGTAGGGTCGTGCAATGGCTTGGTTTGCTTATACGTTACTGGGCTCGCCATTAATTGGAAGGTTTCGAGGTTCCTCATATGCAACCCTTCTACGCGTACTTTCAAATTCAAACCAACCTTCCCTTTCTTGGAATTGAAATGCTTGGAACATTGGGACTTGTCATTTGGTTTTGGTTATGATGGCGCACATGATGATTATAAGATAGTTGTCACACGCAAACATTGGGAAAAGAGTGTAAGAGTTTTGTATATCTATAGCTTCAAGGCCGATTTATGGAAGTGCGCTACTCATACTCTTGATGAGGGTTCGTATGGAAATGGTCGTCAAAAACTAAACAAGAGCGAAGTATATGCATACAACATGCTACACTATATTGTTTATTCAGTCATGGATGCATTTAATCGAAATCCAAATTATAGAATAGCGCGTTTTGATTTGTCCACAGAAATATGGAGAAATGACTTGAATTTTCCTGGTGGAGTAACAAGGTCGACATATGTGATGCTTGGAGTATGGGATGATTGTTTATATGTACGCCTTGGGTTAAGTTATTGTAGTCCTCATAATGTATGGGTCATGAAAGGATACGGAGATGGAGATTCATGGAGCATCAAGTATAATATTCCAGAAGATTTTTGGGATTGTACTCTTGTTTCGCCTACAAAGGAAAGACCCTCTCGTTTGCTGTTTGCGTGCGGATATCCTAACTACGGCCTCCCTCAACTCTTGTGGTATGATCCATATGCTAACACAACTGAAGCATTCGAAGTAGAGGAATGGTCATCGCGCTCTTCACTCCATCATTGCAATCTTTGTATTGCAAGCCTCGTTTCTATTCCAGGCACTTCTTTTAATCCTGGACCGACTCCGTAA